The genomic stretch ACCGGAATCAGGGCACCATTGCCGATACCCCTGCGGGCATCAAACACCGACAACTCCACATCCCGTGGCAGCTTGTAGTGCTGCAGGCCGTCGTCGCAGACAAGCAGGTTGCCGAGTTTCCTGTCCAGCGCATAACCAGCCGCACGCCGGCGCTGCGGGTCGACAACAACCGGGCACCCGGTGCTGGCAGCCAGCATCACCGGCTCGTCGCCAGCCTCAATGGCACTGCTGCCGGCATTGACCTCCATGGGGTAGTTGTCGGCCTTGCCGCCATACCCGCGACTGAGGATCACCGGCCGCCAGCCGGCGCCGACCAGCTCAGCGACCAGCCAGGCTGTCAGGGGGGATTTTCCGGTTCCACCGGCCGTTATGTTACCAACCACGACCACCGGAACCGGCAGGGCCATATCATGGGCCTCCCAGGCGGCTCGGCGTCGAGCTTCTGCTATGTTGCGGTACAGCCAGGCTAACGGCGCCAGGAACCAGAGTGGACGACGGTCGCCGTACCAGAGACGATCTATCAGTGAACTCATGGCTGTT from Marinobacter subterrani encodes the following:
- the lpxK gene encoding tetraacyldisaccharide 4'-kinase; protein product: MSSLIDRLWYGDRRPLWFLAPLAWLYRNIAEARRRAAWEAHDMALPVPVVVVGNITAGGTGKSPLTAWLVAELVGAGWRPVILSRGYGGKADNYPMEVNAGSSAIEAGDEPVMLAASTGCPVVVDPQRRRAAGYALDRKLGNLLVCDDGLQHYKLPRDVELSVFDARRGIGNGALIPVGPLREPVSRLSSVDFVIVNGADFAPEVMESFEGIDHPAIYSMVLEPGRLIHLATGEQKPLSGLRGQAVRAVAGIGNPSRFFDTLRNLGAEVTEVAFPDHHRFRPSDLSAGHDEMIVMTAKDAVKCRGFAPDNAWTLTVNARLPDGFRDAFLERIQQCSEQLTS